In a single window of the Acyrthosiphon pisum isolate AL4f chromosome X, pea_aphid_22Mar2018_4r6ur, whole genome shotgun sequence genome:
- the LOC115033338 gene encoding uncharacterized protein LOC115033338, with translation MAEKFNTMHFLEEYQRYPCLWDKSIEEYKSRGKRDFAEECLMESLQINDVKLLRQKIRSIR, from the coding sequence ATGGcagaaaaatttaatactatgcACTTTCTAGAAGAATACCAGAGGTATCCATGCCTTTGGGATAAAAGTATTGAAGAATACAAAAGTAGAGGAAAAAGAGATTTTGCAGAAGAATGTCTCATGGAATCGCTTCAAATTAATGATGTGAAGTTACTAAGACAAAAGATCAGAAGTATTAGGTAA